The genome window GCGGCGCGGATGCGCTGTTCGATGTCGGCGTCGGTGGCTTCGTCGTGGCGCACCAATTCCTTGAGGTCGTGCTCGTTGGTGGAAAACAGGCAGGTGCGCAGTTTGCCGTCGGCGGTCATGCGGATGCGGTTGCAGTAATCACAGAACGGATTGCTGACCGCGGTGATGATGCCGATCTTGCCTTTGCCGTCGGCGAATTCGTATTCGCTGGCCGGTCCGATTTCGAGCGAGTCTTTGATCGGCATGATCTCGAACTTCTTGCTGATGAGGTCGATGATCTCGTGACCGAACAGCACCTTGTCGCGTTCCCAGATGTGGTCTGCGTCGAGCGGCATGAATTCGATGAAACGGATTTCAAACCCTTCCGAGCGACCGAGATCAACCAGCTTCAGAATTTCCGGTTCCGAGAAATTGCGCATGGCGACCGCGTTGACCTTGATGGGGAATCCCGCTTCGCGTGCGGCGTCGATGCCTTCCATCACCTGGTCGAGGCAGTCGCGGCGGTTGACGTGGGTGAACTTGTCCTTGTCCAGGGCGTCGAGGCTGATGTTGAGCCGGTCCAGTCCCGCGTCCTTGAGCGCCTTCGCGTGTTGTTTCAGGAAGAAGGCGTTGGTGGTCATGGCGATGTCTTCAATGCCGTTCACCGTATTGAGCATGCGCACCAACTCCGGCAGATCCTTGCGCAGCAGCG of Nitrospina watsonii contains these proteins:
- the moaA gene encoding GTP 3',8-cyclase MoaA; translation: MSISESQERPILIDGMGRRIVNLRISVTDRCNFRCTYCMPADNVEFMDRSHLLSFEELTRIVGVVSKMGIFRLRLTGGEPLLRKDLPELVRMLNTVNGIEDIAMTTNAFFLKQHAKALKDAGLDRLNISLDALDKDKFTHVNRRDCLDQVMEGIDAAREAGFPIKVNAVAMRNFSEPEILKLVDLGRSEGFEIRFIEFMPLDADHIWERDKVLFGHEIIDLISKKFEIMPIKDSLEIGPASEYEFADGKGKIGIITAVSNPFCDYCNRIRMTADGKLRTCLFSTNEHDLKELVRHDEATDADIEQRIRAALVIKEPGHKINLDDFERPARAMHAIGG